In Mercurialis annua linkage group LG5, ddMerAnnu1.2, whole genome shotgun sequence, a single genomic region encodes these proteins:
- the LOC126682959 gene encoding bZIP transcription factor 12-like isoform X2, whose protein sequence is MASPNVMPTASTTGNNSDLPHQPSLCSSLSTLLTDLQNQNILPFSPPYLNESSSIEGAGATRAADDEVWAEEEEAGMSLEDYLTKAGAVREEDVMINNKRSRRRRRGGEEGFPVDKATQQKRRRMIKNRESAARSRERKQAYMIELESLVSQLEEENARLRTEQVQQSKERFKEMSIYLIADLIYVINQSRKHVH, encoded by the exons ATGGCGTCGCCTAACGTGATGCCGACCGCCTCGACGACGGGAAATAACTCCGATCTTCCGCATCAGCCCTCCTTATGTTCGTCTCTTTCTACTCTACTCACCGATCTCCAAAACCAGAACATACTGCCATTTTCACCGCCATACTTGAACGAAAGCAGTAGCATTGAAGGAGCGGGGGCGACACGCGCCGCTGATGACGAGGTGTgggcagaagaagaagaagcagggATGAGTTTAGAGGATTATTTAACGAAGGCAGGCGCCGTTAGAGAGGAAGATGTTATGATTAATAATAAAAGAAGCAGAAGACGGAGAAGAGGTGGAGAAGAGGGTTTTCCGGTGGATAAGGCGACGCAACAGAAACGGAGACGGATGATCAAAAATCGCGAGTCTGCTGCACGCTCTAGGGAACGCAAACAG GCTTATATGATTGAGCTGGAATCATTGGTCTCACAGCTTGAAGAGGAGAATGCTCGCCTTCGAACTGAACAG GTTCAGCAGAGCAAGGAGAGATTTAAGGAG ATGTCCATATACCTAATTGCTGATTTAATATATGTGATCAATCAATCAAGAAAACATGTTCATTGA
- the LOC126680935 gene encoding uncharacterized protein LOC126680935, giving the protein MIRRIRTRWLMGRSSSKSLTNNSQLSSEEDTNTASESLHEVAIYIHRFHNLDLFQQGWYQIKVSMRLDHTEYKSVGTPARVVQYEGNEQGSVDAYGVWTIDDVENSFSTQPFFIKYAKQDVFLSIMISFVLSLHANEGPSTAGVVLKFELMYTSVLNNGTELHNSLNACPVAVHEFRLPPKALLGLHSYCPVHFDAFHAVRVDTSVHIIMVKASWTPLFKVLRPAGSVDNKQILPMKELIAAREILLDDLQRISRAIDQVIDLSSSVPNLENTKFGFIIQSNMGGLEEVLQVSHNSQNGVKKSNSISDLRSDGLLHSVSSDDLFDSLHFLGDQILHLWNTFLMFHRANKTKILEFLRDGWADGRRAEWSIWMIHSKVEMPLDYLNSRIDAPSFNLHGKSLSHWNFSGDPVQTASIRAELHRQSIAKMRINSRSLQDMHMYGDPLCVPIIIVEHVSDAPLHNHNGNPCISHLNEKHMHDIPAATKFGAVKQSTGRSLQLHGLVLKIVVFVHGFQGNHLDLRLIRNQWLLIDPKIHFLMSEANEDKTYGDFREMGLRLAQEVVAFTKRKMDKASRTGNLNSIKLSFVGHSIGNIIIRAALTESIMEPYRRFLYTYFSLSGPHLGYMYCSNSLFNSGLWLLKKLKGTQCIHQLTFSDDPDLMNTFLYKLSKEKTLENFKNVILVSSPQDGYVPYHSARIEMCPASFLDYSKRGKVFWEMLNNCLSQLQAPSTDQRIFMRCDVNFDTSSHGRNLNTIIGRTAHVEFLESDIFARLIMWSFPQLFR; this is encoded by the exons ATGATTAGGAGAATACGAACAAGATGGTTGATGGGTCGTAGCTCATCCAAGAGCCTCACCAACAATTCTCAGCTAAGCTCGGAGGAGGACACTAACACAGCTTCTGAGAGTCTGCACGAAGTTGCTATTTACATTCATAGGTTTCACAATCTTGATCTTTTCCAACAAGG ATGGTATCAGATTAAGGTTTCTATGAGGCTGGACCATACCGAATATAAGTCTGTTGGAACTCCGGCTCGAGTTGTTCAATATGAAG GTAATGAGCAAGGCTCTGTAGATGCATATGGAGTTTGGACGATTGACGACGTTGAGAACAGTTTTTCAACACAGCCCTTTTTCATCAAATATGCAAAGCAGGATGTTTTTCTGTCTATCATGATCTCCTTCGTCCTGTCTCTTCATGCAAATGAG GGTCCATCAACAGCTGGCGTTGTTTTGAAGTTTGAGCTCATGTACACCTCTGTTTTGAATAACGG GACTGAGTTACACAATTCTTTAAACGCATGCCCTGTTGCAGTTCATGAATTTAGACTTCCTCCTAAAGCACTTTTGGGGCTGCATTCTTATTGCCCGGTACATTTTGATGCTTTTCATGCTGTCCGTGTTGATACAAGTGTACACATTATAATGGTAAAAGCTTCTTGGACACCCCTCTTCAAG GTATTGCGTCCAGCGGGTTCTGTAGATAATAAACAGATCTTGCCTATGAAAGAACTAATAGCTGCACGTGAAATACTTCTTGATGACCTACAAAGAATTAGCAGAGCTATTGACCAAGTGATTGACTTGAGTAGCTCTGTTCCTAATCTGGAAAATACAAAGTTTGGTTTCATTATACAGTCAAATATGGGTGGTCTAGAGGAAGTTCTACAAGTGTCGCACAATTCACAAAATGGAGTTAAG AAATCAAACAGTATCTCTGATCTTCGAAGTGATGGATTGCTGCACTCCGTGTCTTCAGATGATCTATTCGACTCTTTGCATTTTCTGGGGGACCAAATTTTGCATTTGTGGAACACATTCTTGATGTTTCATAG GGCTAACAAGACAAAGATTTTAGAATTTCTTCGTGATGGTTGGGCTGATGGTCGGCGAGCTGAATGGTCAATATGGATGATTCATTCCAAGGTTGAGATGCCACTTGATTATTTGAACAGTCGGATTGACGCACCTTCCTTTAATCTCCATGGAAAATCATTGAGTCACTGGAACTTCTCTGGCGAT CCTGTTCAGACTGCAAGTATCCGCGCGGAACTTCACCGGCAAAGTATTGCAAAAATGAGG ATTAACAGTCGGTCACTTCAAGACATGCATATGTATGGAGACCCTTTATGCGTTCCTATCATAATTGTGGAGCATGTCAGTGATGCACCATTGCATAATCACAATGGGAATCCATGCATCAGCCATTTGAACGAGAAACATATGCATGATATCCCTGCTGCAACTAAATTTGGAGCTGTGAAACAATCAACTGGCAGAAGCTTGCAACTGCATGGACTTGTTCTAAAAATTGTTGTGTTTGTACATGGTTTCCAG GGTAATCATCTGGATTTGCGGCTTATTCGTAATCAATGGCTGTTAATAGATCCCAAGATACATTTTCTCATGTCAGAGGCAAATGAAGACAAAACATATGGTGATTTTAGAGAAATGGGGCTAAGATTGGCACAGGAAGTGGTAGCTTTCACGAAGAGGAAGATGGACAAGGCCTCCAGAACTGGAAACTTAAATAGCATAAAGCTTAGCTTTGTTGGACATTCCATTGgaaatataattataagagCTGCACTGACAG AGAGCATCATGGAACCATATCGGAGATTCTTATACACGTATTTTTCTTTGTCTGGTCCACACCTGGGGTATATGTACTGTTCAAACTCGTTATTTAACTCTGGGTTGTGGCTCTTGAAGAAGCTTAAGGGTACACAGTGTATTCATCAGCTTACTTTCTCAGATGATCCAGATCTTATGAACACATTCTTATACAAACTTAGTAAG GAGAAAACGCTAGAGAACTTCAAAAATGTCATCCTGGTATCTTCGCCACAG GACGGTTATGTTCCCTATCACTCTGCCAGAATTGAAATGTGTCCGGCATCTTTCTTAGACTACTCAAAAAGGGGTAAAGTGTTCTGGGAAATGCTCAATAATTGCTTGTCGCAATTACAAGCACCTTCTACTGATCAGCGTATCTTCATGCGATGCGATGTCAACTTTGATACTTCTTCTCATGGCAGAAATCTTAACACCATAATTGGAAGAACTGCTCATGTTGAGTTCCTGGAATCCGACATTTTTGCAAGGTTGATAATGTGGTCTTTTCCACAACTCTTTCGTTAA
- the LOC126682959 gene encoding bZIP transcription factor 12-like isoform X1 — protein MASPNVMPTASTTGNNSDLPHQPSLCSSLSTLLTDLQNQNILPFSPPYLNESSSIEGAGATRAADDEVWAEEEEAGMSLEDYLTKAGAVREEDVMINNKRSRRRRRGGEEGFPVDKATQQKRRRMIKNRESAARSRERKQAYMIELESLVSQLEEENARLRTEQVQQSKERFKELTENLIPVVDERRPRRVLRRVNSVQW, from the exons ATGGCGTCGCCTAACGTGATGCCGACCGCCTCGACGACGGGAAATAACTCCGATCTTCCGCATCAGCCCTCCTTATGTTCGTCTCTTTCTACTCTACTCACCGATCTCCAAAACCAGAACATACTGCCATTTTCACCGCCATACTTGAACGAAAGCAGTAGCATTGAAGGAGCGGGGGCGACACGCGCCGCTGATGACGAGGTGTgggcagaagaagaagaagcagggATGAGTTTAGAGGATTATTTAACGAAGGCAGGCGCCGTTAGAGAGGAAGATGTTATGATTAATAATAAAAGAAGCAGAAGACGGAGAAGAGGTGGAGAAGAGGGTTTTCCGGTGGATAAGGCGACGCAACAGAAACGGAGACGGATGATCAAAAATCGCGAGTCTGCTGCACGCTCTAGGGAACGCAAACAG GCTTATATGATTGAGCTGGAATCATTGGTCTCACAGCTTGAAGAGGAGAATGCTCGCCTTCGAACTGAACAG GTTCAGCAGAGCAAGGAGAGATTTAAGGAG CTTACAGAGAACCTCATTCCAGTAGTTGACGAGCGAAGACCACGGCGTGTTCTTCGTAGAGTAAATTCTGTGCAGTGGTAG